Proteins from a single region of Festucalex cinctus isolate MCC-2025b chromosome 19, RoL_Fcin_1.0, whole genome shotgun sequence:
- the dnajc8 gene encoding dnaJ homolog subfamily C member 8 produces MAASGGESSQASSDDLFQNFYSEVKQIEKRDSVLTSKQQIDRLLRPGSSYFNLNPFEVLQIDPDATDVDLKKRFRALSILVHPDKNQDDADRAQQAFEAVDKAYKLLQDPDQKKRALDVIQAGMEYVEHMVKEKKKQLKKEGKVQIVEEDDPEVFKQAVYKQTMKLFAELAIKRKEREAKDMHERKRAREEEIEAAEKAKRDREWQKNFEETRDGRVDSWRTFQAKGKSKEKKNRSFLKPPKVKMEQRE; encoded by the exons ATGGCGGCTAGCGGTGGCGAGTCTTCTCAGGCTTCGTCCGATGatttatttcaaaacttttacTCGGAG GTGAAGCAGATCGAGAAGAGAGACTCCGTGTTGACGTCCAAGCAGCAGATTGATCGACTGCTCAGGCCTGGATCGTCTTACTTTAATCTAAACCCCTTTGAG GTACTGCAAATTGATCCCGATGCAACAGATGTTGACCTAAAGAAAAGATTCAGAGCG TTATCCATTCTGGTCCATCCAGACAAAAACCAGGATGACGCAGACAGAGCACAGCAAGCGTTTGAAG CTGTCGACAAGGCGTACAAACTCCTTCAGGATCCAGACCAGAAGAAGAGGGCCTTAGATGTCATTCAGGCGGGAATGGAATATGTAGAGCACATG gtaaaagagaaaaagaaacagttaaaaaaagaagGCAAAGTCCAGATAGTGGAAGAAGACGACCCGGAAGTT TTCAAGCAAGCCGTGTATAAGCAGACCATGAAACTGTTTGCCGAGCTTGCCATCAAGAGGAAGGAAAGAGAAGCCAAGGACATGCACGAAAG GAAACGGGCGCGAGAGGAAGAAATTGAAGCGGCGGAGAAAGCAAAACGAGACAGAGAATGGCAGAAAAACTTTGAG GAAACGAGAGACGGCCGCGTGGACAGTTGGAGGACGTTCCAGGCGAAGGGAAAGAGCAAAGAGAAAAAGAACAGGTCCTTCCTCAAACCCCCCAAAGTCAAGATGGAGCAGAGAGAATGA